In the Sulfurovum zhangzhouensis genome, one interval contains:
- a CDS encoding EAL domain-containing protein, whose translation MLLSELEERGRRFKLALRAAIPILVLVALVVYSTYLKGEIVDLNFENKILIAAMVFISVYFIYFFLERSVEESLIDPVTHGFNERAFWEKLKKKKPDALALLVVDNLYLINQNYSNEQVDLLLYNMIHKINHYLREKGIKEPLIARRYGAEFLIGLTTIDEPVTDIINAFINKYGTIDHIELDYQYAVITNPDFNLKKDISQLRNILNSNQSKDDDSKELVKDAKEYSEIEQTIVNAMKKGDLSLSFRPLFNLHTNTIDTYEIAAKLKHQTKEDILPRVYLPIINKMGLGREYDMMLLKHVVDLLPLIDKNISLTFNLSPFSLRDKQFQDQFFKLLEESNIDASRIIIQLYERKTHHNLSGYLRTLKQIRAHGVRICIDNFGASNASMEYMKHFSFDMIQFDREYVTKLSDKNTLAMLDSLIKMSKELGITTVAKWVDKEEQKEKLKLLGIDYLQGFGIAKPIDEYHLIEKYNKGNK comes from the coding sequence ATGCTCTTATCCGAACTTGAGGAACGAGGACGACGATTCAAACTTGCCCTCAGGGCAGCAATACCTATTCTGGTATTGGTTGCGTTGGTCGTCTATTCTACATACCTCAAGGGCGAAATTGTAGATCTTAACTTTGAAAACAAAATCTTGATCGCTGCAATGGTCTTTATCTCCGTCTATTTTATCTACTTCTTTTTGGAACGAAGTGTTGAGGAGTCATTGATAGACCCTGTCACACATGGATTTAATGAAAGAGCATTTTGGGAAAAACTCAAAAAGAAAAAACCTGACGCATTGGCACTTCTCGTTGTTGATAACCTCTATTTGATTAACCAGAACTATAGTAATGAGCAAGTTGACCTACTGCTGTATAATATGATACATAAGATCAATCATTATTTGCGCGAAAAAGGGATTAAAGAACCACTCATCGCTAGACGTTACGGAGCAGAGTTCCTTATAGGCCTGACTACCATAGATGAACCGGTGACGGATATTATCAATGCATTTATCAACAAATATGGCACGATCGACCACATTGAATTGGATTATCAATATGCAGTGATCACTAATCCGGATTTCAATCTAAAAAAAGATATTTCACAGCTCAGAAATATTTTGAACTCCAACCAAAGTAAAGATGATGATTCAAAAGAGCTGGTAAAAGATGCTAAAGAGTATTCTGAAATCGAACAAACGATTGTCAATGCTATGAAAAAAGGAGACCTATCTCTCTCTTTTCGTCCGCTTTTCAATCTTCATACCAATACGATAGATACATATGAGATCGCTGCTAAACTCAAGCATCAGACAAAAGAAGATATTCTTCCACGTGTCTATCTACCTATCATTAACAAAATGGGACTTGGTAGAGAGTACGATATGATGCTGCTCAAACATGTTGTTGACTTGCTGCCTTTAATTGATAAGAATATCTCTTTAACCTTTAACCTTTCACCTTTTTCATTAAGAGATAAACAGTTTCAAGATCAGTTCTTCAAACTGCTTGAAGAATCAAATATTGATGCATCCCGTATCATCATTCAACTCTATGAGAGAAAAACACACCATAACCTTAGTGGTTACCTTAGAACACTAAAACAAATACGTGCACATGGTGTACGCATATGTATCGATAATTTCGGTGCATCTAATGCCTCTATGGAATACATGAAACACTTCTCCTTTGATATGATACAGTTTGATAGAGAGTACGTCACAAAACTCTCTGACAAAAACACCCTAGCTATGTTGGATTCATTAATCAAAATGTCCAAAGAACTTGGGATTACTACTGTAGCCAAATGGGTGGATAAAGAAGAACAAAAAGAAAAACTAAAATTACTCGGTATCGATTACCTACAAGGATTTGGTATCGCCAAACCAATTGATGAATATCATTTAATAGAAAAATACAATAAAGGAAACAAATGA
- the queF gene encoding preQ(1) synthase yields the protein MKYGEKEIREFDINAKENFWPNEHKKNYTINIELPEFMCMCPRSGYPDFATFRLSYQPDERVIELKALKLYINSFMHRYISHENAANEFYDTLFNKLQPKSMKLIADFNPRGNVHTIIEIDSENN from the coding sequence ATGAAATACGGTGAAAAAGAAATACGTGAATTTGATATCAATGCGAAAGAGAACTTCTGGCCAAATGAACATAAGAAAAATTATACGATCAACATAGAACTCCCTGAATTTATGTGTATGTGTCCTAGGTCAGGTTACCCTGATTTTGCTACATTTAGACTATCATATCAACCCGATGAAAGAGTGATCGAGCTAAAAGCGTTGAAACTTTATATCAACTCATTTATGCATAGATATATTTCACATGAAAATGCTGCAAATGAGTTTTATGACACACTCTTTAATAAACTTCAACCAAAATCTATGAAGCTTATCGCTGATTTTAATCCACGTGGGAATGTACATACAATTATAGAAATCGATAGCGAAAACAACTAA
- a CDS encoding DUF2853 family protein, with amino-acid sequence MSKLDEKVAHYVEECKKLGLALSSELIEKVTIALGPSIYNNDSEIVSCTDESEVETVRENFLKNKLGLTQSDKELDAAIANVCEMMGNSNRHKYRALFYAQLAKNFGKTAIYD; translated from the coding sequence ATGAGTAAACTGGATGAAAAAGTAGCACACTATGTTGAAGAGTGCAAAAAATTAGGCCTGGCACTTAGCTCAGAATTGATAGAAAAAGTCACAATTGCTTTAGGACCGTCAATCTATAATAATGATTCAGAAATAGTATCATGTACTGATGAGAGTGAAGTAGAGACCGTCCGAGAAAATTTTCTAAAAAATAAATTGGGTCTTACACAATCTGATAAAGAACTTGATGCAGCTATTGCAAATGTATGCGAAATGATGGGAAATTCCAATAGACACAAATACAGAGCACTTTTTTATGCTCAATTAGCAAAGAACTTCGGTAAAACAGCAATATATGATTAA
- the fusA gene encoding elongation factor G yields MARSHKLEDVRNIGIAAHIDAGKTTTTERILFYTGVEHKIGEVHDGAATMDWMEQEQERGITITSAATTCTWADKQINIIDTPGHVDFTIEVERSMRVLDGAVSVFCAVGGVQPQSETVWRQRNRYGVPSIVFVNKMDRTGADFYEVERQIRERLKGNPVPIQLPIGAEDNFEGVVDLVKMKEIVWDMDAAMGSAYHEQDIRPELQDKAEEYRELMIDAISAVDGNEELMEKFLEGEEISNDEIKAAIKRATIAMHIVPMTAGTAFKNKGVQTLLDAVVDYLPAPTEVPQIKGTMMDDETQEVVVESTDNGPFAALAFKIMTDPFVGQLTFIRVYRGILEAGSYALNSTKDKKERVGRIMKMHAIKREEVKEIYAGEIGAVVGLKDTTTGDTLCSDKDKVVLERMDFPEPVISVAVEPKTKADQEKMGIALGKLAAEDPSFRVATDEESGQTIISGMGELHLEIIVDRMKREFKVEAEVGAPQVAYRETIRSSVEKEYKYAKQSGGRGQFGHVYLRIEPQEAGAGYLFVDEIKGGVIPKEFVGPVDKGIQEAMQRGIQAGYPVEDVKVTLYDGSYHDVDSSEMAFKLAGSMGFREGCKQANPVILEPLMKVEVETPEESMGDVIGDVSKRRGQVNGMDDRAGMKVVRAFVPLSEMFGYSTDLRSMTQGRATYSMEFDHYEEVPTNVAKEIIEKRNS; encoded by the coding sequence ATGGCAAGATCACATAAACTAGAAGACGTAAGAAACATCGGTATTGCTGCACACATTGATGCAGGTAAAACGACAACAACTGAAAGAATTCTTTTCTATACAGGTGTTGAGCACAAGATCGGTGAGGTTCATGATGGTGCTGCTACAATGGACTGGATGGAGCAAGAGCAAGAAAGAGGTATTACAATTACTTCTGCTGCGACAACTTGTACATGGGCTGATAAGCAGATCAACATTATCGACACTCCGGGTCACGTTGACTTTACAATTGAAGTTGAGCGTTCAATGAGAGTACTTGACGGTGCAGTTTCTGTATTCTGTGCAGTTGGTGGGGTTCAGCCACAATCTGAGACAGTATGGAGACAAAGAAACAGATACGGTGTACCATCTATCGTATTCGTAAACAAAATGGACAGAACAGGTGCAGATTTCTATGAAGTAGAAAGACAAATTCGTGAAAGACTTAAAGGTAACCCGGTTCCTATCCAACTTCCTATCGGTGCTGAAGACAACTTCGAAGGTGTCGTTGATCTTGTAAAAATGAAAGAGATCGTATGGGATATGGATGCAGCGATGGGTTCAGCATACCATGAGCAAGATATTCGTCCAGAGCTTCAGGATAAAGCAGAAGAGTACCGTGAATTGATGATCGATGCGATCTCAGCAGTAGACGGTAACGAAGAGCTTATGGAAAAATTCCTTGAAGGTGAAGAGATCAGTAACGATGAGATCAAAGCAGCGATCAAGCGTGCGACTATCGCAATGCATATTGTTCCAATGACTGCTGGTACTGCGTTCAAGAACAAAGGTGTTCAGACACTTCTTGATGCGGTTGTTGATTATCTTCCTGCACCAACTGAAGTACCACAAATCAAAGGTACGATGATGGATGATGAGACTCAAGAAGTTGTGGTTGAGTCTACGGATAACGGACCTTTTGCTGCACTTGCGTTTAAGATCATGACTGACCCGTTTGTTGGACAGTTGACATTTATCCGTGTGTACAGAGGTATTCTTGAAGCTGGTTCATATGCGCTTAACTCTACAAAAGATAAAAAAGAGCGTGTTGGTCGTATTATGAAGATGCACGCGATCAAACGTGAAGAAGTTAAAGAGATCTATGCAGGTGAGATCGGAGCAGTTGTAGGTCTTAAAGATACAACAACAGGTGATACGCTCTGTTCAGACAAAGATAAAGTAGTTCTTGAGAGAATGGATTTCCCAGAGCCGGTTATTTCAGTTGCGGTTGAGCCTAAAACAAAAGCTGACCAGGAAAAAATGGGTATTGCGCTTGGTAAACTTGCTGCAGAGGATCCATCATTCAGAGTTGCGACAGATGAAGAGTCTGGTCAGACAATTATTTCTGGTATGGGTGAGCTTCACCTTGAGATCATCGTTGACCGTATGAAGAGAGAGTTTAAAGTAGAAGCAGAAGTTGGTGCACCACAAGTTGCTTACCGTGAAACAATCAGAAGCTCTGTTGAAAAAGAGTACAAGTACGCAAAACAATCTGGTGGTCGTGGACAGTTCGGTCACGTATACCTCAGAATCGAGCCGCAAGAAGCGGGTGCTGGTTACCTATTCGTTGATGAGATCAAAGGTGGGGTTATTCCTAAAGAGTTCGTTGGGCCGGTTGATAAAGGTATCCAGGAAGCAATGCAAAGAGGTATCCAAGCTGGTTATCCGGTAGAAGACGTTAAAGTAACACTTTACGATGGATCATACCACGATGTTGACTCTTCTGAGATGGCATTTAAACTTGCTGGTTCGATGGGATTCAGAGAGGGTTGTAAACAAGCTAACCCTGTTATCCTTGAGCCACTTATGAAGGTTGAAGTTGAGACGCCTGAAGAGTCAATGGGTGACGTTATCGGTGACGTTTCAAAAAGACGTGGTCAGGTAAATGGAATGGATGATAGAGCAGGTATGAAAGTTGTTAGAGCATTCGTACCACTTTCTGAGATGTTCGGTTACTCAACTGACCTTAGATCGATGACACAAGGTCGTGCGACTTACTCTATGGAATTTGACCACTATGAGGAAGTTCCGACTAACGTTGCAAAAGAGATCATCGAAAAGCGTAACAGCTAA
- the rpsG gene encoding 30S ribosomal protein S7 produces MRRRKAPVRPVLPDPVYGSKVLTKFINAVMLDGKKSTAQKVVYSALERIESKTGEKGIDIFNQAMDNVRPLMEVKSRRVGGATYQVPMEVRPVRQQSLGIRWIVDAARKRNERTMMERLSNELMDAATEKGSAFKKKEDTYKMAEANKAFAHYRW; encoded by the coding sequence ATGAGAAGAAGAAAAGCTCCTGTTAGACCGGTACTTCCAGATCCAGTATACGGTTCTAAAGTTTTAACAAAATTCATCAATGCAGTAATGCTTGATGGTAAGAAAAGTACAGCACAAAAAGTAGTTTATTCTGCGTTAGAAAGAATTGAATCAAAGACAGGTGAAAAAGGTATCGATATCTTTAACCAGGCAATGGACAATGTAAGACCATTGATGGAAGTAAAGAGTAGAAGAGTTGGTGGTGCTACTTACCAAGTACCAATGGAAGTAAGACCTGTAAGACAACAATCATTAGGGATCAGATGGATCGTTGATGCTGCAAGAAAAAGAAATGAAAGAACTATGATGGAGCGTCTAAGCAACGAGCTAATGGATGCTGCAACTGAAAAAGGTTCTGCTTTCAAGAAGAAAGAAGATACTTATAAAATGGCAGAGGCTAATAAAGCATTTGCTCACTACAGATGGTAA
- the rpsL gene encoding 30S ribosomal protein S12 — protein MPTINQLIRKERKKVIKKSKSPALVNCPQRRGVCTRVYTTTPKKPNSALRKVAKVRLTSGFEVIAYIGGEGHNLQEHSIVLIRGGRVKDLPGVKYHIVRGALDASGVANRTVARSKYGAKRPKK, from the coding sequence TTGCCTACAATTAACCAATTGATTCGTAAAGAGCGTAAAAAAGTGATTAAAAAATCAAAATCACCAGCGCTTGTGAACTGTCCTCAAAGAAGAGGTGTTTGTACAAGAGTATATACAACTACTCCTAAGAAACCAAACTCAGCACTTAGAAAAGTTGCTAAAGTAAGACTTACAAGTGGATTCGAAGTAATCGCTTATATCGGTGGTGAGGGTCACAACCTTCAAGAACACTCTATCGTACTTATTCGTGGTGGTAGGGTAAAAGACTTACCGGGTGTTAAGTATCACATTGTTCGTGGTGCATTGGATGCTTCAGGTGTAGCTAACAGAACTGTTGCTAGATCTAAGTATGGTGCTAAGAGACCTAAAAAATAA
- the rpoC gene encoding DNA-directed RNA polymerase subunit beta', with translation MSKQLENLTPIDLNSEERPQDIEAFQLRVASPEKVLSWSYGEVKKPETINYRTLKPERDGLFCAKIFGPIRDYECLCGKYKKMRYKGVVCEKCGVEVTTSKVRRSRMGHIDLVAPVAHIWYVSSLPSRIGTLLGVKMKDLERVLYYEAYIVKTPGSASYDSEGLSPLAKYDVLNEEQYQQIMQRFADTDLDARMGGEIIQELLADLDLVEMYNQLKEEIESTRSEAKRKTIVKRLKVIESFLHSGNRPEWMMLTQLPVLPPDLRPLVSLDGGKFAVSDVNDLYRRVINRNQRLKRLIELDAPEIIVRNEKRMLQEAVDALFDNGRRGNAVKGANKRPLKSLSEVIKGKQGRFRQNLLGKRVDFSGRSVIVVGPDLRMDQCGLPKKMAIELFKPHLMAKLEEKGYATTLKQAKKMIEKQENEVWECLEEVVENYPVLLNRAPTLHKLSIQAFHPRLIEGKAIQLHPLVCAAFNADFDGDQMAVHVPLSDEAIAEAKVLMLASMNILLPASGKAIAVPSQDMILGLYYLTLEKNDVKGEHKLFANVEEVEIAFEQQSLDLNARIRTVIEGRITTSTAGRLILKSIIPDYVPEKYWNKILKKKDIGALVDYIYKIGGVAETATFLDNLKDMGFKYATKVGVSISVEDIKIPELKEELVKAATEDVKEIQRQFGAGLLTDQERYNKIIDIWTDANNGIAEGLMAKIRADKDGFNSVHMMADSGARGSAAQIRQLSGMRGLMAKSDGSIIETPITSNFREGLNVLEYFISTHGARKGLADTALKTANAGYLTRKLIDVAQNVKIVMSDCGTHEGVEVSDIVVGNEMIEPLSDRIYGRVLAQDIIDPITSEVLVSEGTLIDEEMAQRVQDAGVRSVVMRAPSACKAPKGICAKCYGLNMADNKLVKRGEAVGVIAAQSIGEPGTQLTLRTFHTGGTATAGKEERQIVASKEGFIRYYNLAVYRNTEDKLIVANRRNAGVLLVEPKVKATISGKVKIQVTHDEYVISVVAEGKDEIKYNFRKSDVAKSNELAGVAGKIEGKFFLPLEDGDVVEEGDSIVEMINEGWSVPSRIPFASELKVENGAPVTQKVISESKGKVKFFLLRGDYLEAHPESKEGDVVTQKGLFAVVVDDNNREAARHYISRGSKLHVSNDQKVERGDLLSAPEVMEQTVVAEWDPYSEPIIAEQKGTLKFEDIIPGVTVIEQFDEVTGESRLELNEYIPAAYKPAIILATESGELIRYQLVPRTSLFVKDGAEVNTADILAKTPKAAIKSSDITGGLPRVSELFEARRPKDIALIAQIDGVVSFGKPLRGKQRLIITGDGDQITEQFVDKNKNVLVHAGDYVHAGEKLTDGTISSHDILAALGEKALYEYIVSEVQMVYRRQGVNISDKHIEIVVSQMMRQVKVIDSGNSKFIAGDIVSRRKFQEENESVLKLGGEPAIAEPMLVGITRSAVGADSIISAASFQDTTKVLTSASIAGTVDALEDLKENVVIGRLIPVGTGMINLDKISISTTEE, from the coding sequence ATGAGTAAGCAACTAGAAAATTTAACACCAATAGATCTTAACAGTGAAGAGAGACCTCAGGATATTGAGGCCTTCCAACTAAGAGTAGCAAGTCCTGAGAAGGTACTTTCTTGGAGTTACGGTGAGGTAAAAAAACCTGAGACGATCAACTATAGAACACTGAAGCCTGAACGTGACGGTCTTTTCTGTGCGAAAATCTTCGGACCGATTCGTGACTATGAGTGTCTGTGCGGTAAGTACAAAAAGATGCGTTACAAAGGTGTTGTATGTGAGAAGTGTGGTGTTGAAGTTACTACTTCAAAAGTAAGAAGAAGCAGAATGGGTCATATTGATCTTGTTGCACCGGTTGCACATATCTGGTATGTATCTTCACTTCCATCACGTATCGGTACATTACTTGGTGTTAAGATGAAAGATCTTGAACGTGTACTTTACTACGAAGCATACATCGTAAAAACTCCGGGTAGTGCAAGTTATGATAGTGAAGGTCTTAGTCCACTAGCAAAATATGATGTTCTTAATGAAGAGCAGTACCAGCAGATCATGCAGCGTTTTGCTGATACAGATCTTGATGCGCGTATGGGTGGAGAGATCATTCAAGAGCTTCTTGCAGACCTTGATCTTGTAGAGATGTATAATCAGCTTAAAGAAGAGATCGAATCAACAAGATCAGAAGCAAAGAGAAAAACGATCGTTAAAAGACTGAAAGTAATCGAGTCATTCCTACACTCAGGAAACAGACCAGAGTGGATGATGCTTACACAACTTCCAGTACTTCCTCCGGATCTAAGACCACTTGTAAGTCTTGATGGCGGTAAATTTGCAGTTTCAGATGTTAACGACCTTTATAGAAGAGTAATTAACAGAAACCAGCGTTTGAAGAGACTGATCGAACTTGATGCGCCTGAGATTATTGTAAGAAACGAAAAACGTATGCTTCAAGAAGCGGTAGATGCACTTTTTGATAACGGTAGAAGAGGCAATGCAGTTAAAGGTGCAAACAAAAGACCATTGAAGTCACTTTCAGAGGTAATTAAAGGTAAGCAGGGACGTTTCCGTCAGAACCTTCTTGGTAAAAGGGTTGACTTCTCTGGACGTTCTGTTATCGTTGTTGGTCCGGACCTTCGTATGGATCAGTGTGGTCTTCCTAAAAAGATGGCGATCGAGCTATTTAAACCTCACTTGATGGCGAAGCTTGAAGAGAAAGGGTATGCAACAACGCTTAAACAAGCTAAAAAAATGATTGAAAAGCAGGAAAACGAGGTATGGGAGTGTCTAGAAGAGGTAGTTGAGAACTATCCGGTTCTTCTTAACCGTGCACCGACACTTCACAAACTTTCGATCCAGGCGTTCCACCCAAGATTGATTGAAGGTAAAGCAATTCAGCTTCACCCGCTTGTGTGTGCGGCATTCAACGCCGACTTCGATGGTGACCAGATGGCTGTACACGTACCGCTTTCAGATGAGGCAATAGCTGAAGCAAAAGTATTGATGCTGGCTTCAATGAACATCTTGCTTCCAGCATCAGGTAAAGCGATCGCTGTACCGTCTCAGGATATGATTTTGGGTCTTTATTACCTAACGTTAGAGAAAAATGATGTAAAAGGTGAGCACAAACTCTTTGCAAACGTTGAAGAGGTTGAGATCGCATTTGAACAGCAGTCTCTTGACCTGAATGCACGTATCAGAACAGTGATCGAGGGACGTATCACGACATCTACTGCAGGTAGACTGATCTTGAAATCGATTATTCCTGATTATGTACCTGAGAAGTACTGGAATAAAATTCTTAAGAAAAAAGATATCGGTGCACTAGTTGACTATATCTATAAAATTGGTGGTGTAGCAGAGACTGCAACATTCCTAGATAACCTTAAGGATATGGGTTTCAAATATGCAACAAAGGTCGGTGTATCGATCTCAGTTGAAGATATCAAGATCCCTGAGCTTAAAGAGGAGCTTGTAAAAGCTGCTACTGAAGATGTAAAAGAGATCCAAAGACAATTTGGTGCAGGTCTACTTACTGATCAAGAGCGTTATAACAAAATTATTGATATCTGGACAGATGCGAACAACGGTATCGCAGAAGGTTTGATGGCTAAGATCAGAGCTGATAAAGACGGATTTAACTCAGTTCACATGATGGCTGACTCTGGTGCGAGGGGTTCTGCAGCTCAGATCAGACAGCTTTCAGGGATGAGGGGTCTTATGGCGAAATCGGATGGATCGATCATTGAAACACCGATTACCTCAAACTTCCGTGAAGGACTAAATGTACTTGAGTACTTTATTTCAACACACGGTGCGAGAAAAGGTCTTGCCGATACGGCACTTAAGACAGCGAACGCTGGTTACTTGACAAGAAAACTGATTGACGTTGCACAAAACGTGAAGATTGTAATGAGTGACTGTGGTACACATGAAGGTGTAGAAGTATCGGATATCGTAGTTGGTAACGAGATGATCGAACCACTATCAGATCGTATCTACGGTAGAGTATTGGCTCAAGACATCATCGACCCAATCACTTCAGAAGTATTGGTAAGTGAAGGTACACTGATCGATGAAGAGATGGCTCAGCGTGTTCAAGATGCAGGAGTTAGATCAGTAGTGATGAGAGCTCCATCTGCATGTAAAGCGCCGAAGGGAATTTGTGCAAAGTGTTACGGTCTGAATATGGCTGATAACAAACTGGTAAAACGTGGTGAAGCGGTTGGTGTTATTGCAGCACAATCGATCGGTGAACCTGGTACACAGCTTACACTACGTACATTCCACACTGGTGGTACGGCAACAGCAGGTAAGGAAGAGAGACAAATCGTAGCAAGTAAAGAAGGTTTCATCCGTTACTATAACCTTGCAGTTTATAGAAATACTGAAGATAAGTTGATCGTTGCGAACAGAAGAAATGCCGGTGTACTTTTGGTTGAGCCAAAAGTAAAAGCGACTATTTCTGGTAAAGTGAAGATTCAGGTTACACATGATGAATATGTAATCTCTGTGGTTGCTGAGGGTAAAGATGAGATTAAATACAATTTCAGAAAGTCTGACGTAGCAAAATCAAACGAGCTTGCTGGGGTTGCAGGTAAGATTGAAGGTAAATTCTTCTTACCGTTAGAAGATGGTGATGTTGTTGAAGAGGGTGATTCTATTGTTGAGATGATCAATGAAGGTTGGTCAGTACCATCACGTATCCCATTTGCTTCAGAGCTAAAAGTGGAGAATGGTGCACCTGTAACACAAAAAGTGATCTCTGAATCAAAAGGTAAAGTGAAGTTCTTCTTACTTAGAGGTGATTATCTTGAAGCACATCCTGAAAGTAAAGAGGGTGATGTAGTTACACAAAAAGGTCTCTTCGCGGTTGTCGTTGATGATAACAATAGAGAAGCAGCAAGACACTACATTTCAAGAGGATCGAAACTTCATGTGTCAAATGATCAGAAAGTGGAAAGAGGAGATCTCCTTTCTGCACCGGAAGTAATGGAACAAACTGTTGTTGCAGAGTGGGACCCTTACTCAGAGCCGATCATTGCAGAACAAAAAGGTACGTTGAAGTTTGAAGATATCATTCCTGGTGTTACGGTAATCGAACAGTTCGATGAAGTGACGGGTGAGTCAAGACTAGAGCTTAATGAGTATATCCCGGCTGCATATAAACCGGCGATCATTCTTGCAACAGAGTCAGGAGAGCTTATTCGTTATCAACTTGTTCCAAGAACAAGCCTTTTTGTGAAAGACGGAGCAGAGGTTAACACAGCAGATATCCTTGCAAAAACACCAAAAGCTGCGATCAAGTCAAGCGATATTACCGGGGGTCTTCCAAGAGTATCCGAACTCTTTGAAGCAAGACGTCCTAAAGATATTGCTCTGATTGCACAGATTGATGGTGTCGTAAGCTTTGGTAAACCTCTACGTGGTAAACAAAGACTTATCATTACAGGTGACGGAGATCAGATCACTGAGCAGTTTGTTGATAAGAACAAGAACGTATTGGTTCATGCAGGAGATTATGTACACGCAGGTGAGAAATTGACTGACGGTACTATCTCAAGCCATGATATTCTTGCTGCACTAGGTGAGAAAGCACTGTATGAATATATCGTTTCTGAAGTACAGATGGTTTACCGCCGTCAAGGGGTTAACATCTCAGATAAACACATTGAGATCGTTGTTTCTCAGATGATGCGTCAGGTAAAAGTAATTGATAGCGGTAATAGTAAATTCATCGCTGGAGATATTGTATCTCGCCGTAAGTTCCAAGAAGAGAACGAAAGTGTGTTGAAACTTGGTGGTGAACCTGCGATCGCTGAGCCAATGCTAGTAGGTATCACCCGTTCAGCGGTTGGTGCAGACTCGATCATCTCGGCTGCATCATTCCAGGATACTACAAAAGTATTGACTTCGGCATCAATCGCTGGAACAGTAGATGCGCTTGAAGATCTTAAAGAGAACGTTGTTATCGGTCGTCTGATCCCTGTTGGTACAGGTATGATCAACCTTGACAAAATCTCAATCAGTACTACAGAAGAGTAG